The Malus domestica chromosome 13, GDT2T_hap1 genome includes a window with the following:
- the LOC114820579 gene encoding uncharacterized protein: MLYYYGRLCRIFCTNLSLGFSPFKYFWLAKKNTRGPSRMLKQKQNVRQTGAKIKIVYDPRHRGASTSQQNSSIVSSCGVVIRDNCPFQWQSWAEIPEDKKELVRHELSFIYDLDDASPEVMAYLEETLASRYKNWKHNFHNHFKIWDNLEIARLHVPSELNDRPEDWEWLCKHFTDPNFVKSVAGQIARESKTLLHHSGSKPFSYRLEERRQEGSKFPEIDMFKDVYVRPGNEIAGQFYDTMVEKSTAVLQEAASQLPPETSIEDVMVPEDVGFQIMTEVLDENLGRRHGQVVRGMGKSRVRETGASSSRLNTSLMDEVTTLRGKLAIQEEQMRVQGEQMKEQMRAQGEQMKEQMRAQGEQMEAQLRVQSEEVRTYAETVRDLVRAIQTAGLQVSLPAPHLDPPSISEPPHPPDTQ, encoded by the exons ATGCTATACTATTATGGGAGGTTGTGTCGAATTTTTTGTACAAATTTAAGCTTAGGGTTTTCACCATTTAAGTATTTTTGGCTAGCTAAAAAAAACACCAGGGGGCCTAGTCGAATGCTGAAGCAGAAACAGAACGTACGTCAGACCGGCGCCAAGATCAAGATTGTGTATGACCCGCGACATCGTGGAGCGTCTACCTCACAGCAGAATAGCTCCATCGTTAGTAGCTGTGGTGTTGTTATTCGAGACAATTGTCCTTTTCAGTGGCAGTCTTGGGCAGAAATTCCCGAGGACAAGAAGGAACTGGTGCGACACGAGTTGTCg TTCATTTATGATCTTGATGACGCATCCCCCGAGGTCATGGCCTACTTAGAGGAGACCTTAGCAAGCCGGTACAAAAATTGGAAGCACAATTTTCACAATCATTTTAAGATATGGGATAATCTGGAGATTGCTCGCTTACATGTTCCAAGCGAATTGAATGACCGGCCAGAGGATTGGGAGTGGCTCTGCAAGCATTTTACGGACCCAAACTTTGTG AAATCTGTTGCTGGCCAGATAGCTCGAGAGTCAAAGACACTTCTCCACCATTCTGGTTCGAAGCCCTTTTCGTATAGGCTTGAGGAACGACGTCAG gagGGTTCTAAGTTCCCAGAGATCGACATGTTCAAGGACGTTTACGTTCGACCTGGTAATGAAATCGCTGGGCAGTTTTAT GATACTATGGTGGAAAAGAGCACTGCTGTTCTCCAAGAAGCAGCATCGCAGCTTCCCCCGGAGACTTCGATCGAGGATGTCATGGTACCAGAGGATGTAGGTTTTCAAATCATGACTGAAGTCCTGGATGAGAACCTTGGTCGTCGTCATGGCCAGGTTGTTCGGGGTATGGGGAAATCACGGGTTCGTGAGACGGGTGCCTCTTCTTCCAGATTGAACACATCATTGATGGATGAAGTGACAACCTTAAGGGGTAAGCTTGCGATCCAGGAAGAGCAGATGAGGGTCCAGGGCGAGCAGATGAAGGAGCAGATGAGGGCCCAGGGCGAGCAGATGAAGGAGCAGATGAGGGCCCAGGGCGAGCAGATGGAAGCGCAGCTGAGGGTCCAGAGCGAGGAGGTGAGGACCTATGCTGAAACGGTGAGAGACCTTGTACGAGCCATACAGACGGCCGGCCTACAAGTCTCGCTACCAGCACCTCATCTTGATCCACCTTCGATCTCAGAGCCACCTCACCCTCCCGATACTCAGTAG